From the genome of Acropora palmata chromosome 4, jaAcrPala1.3, whole genome shotgun sequence, one region includes:
- the LOC141878972 gene encoding dolichyl-diphosphooligosaccharide--protein glycosyltransferase subunit 1-like, producing the protein MSSLFLRLATVVVLLFTFFTVGKSDFDSKLVFSEVSRKIDLSTQLAKVSTSLTIKNGGDSNTRYFHLSIEPSLVDKLSYVGVMGKIPDEDESSLTLIEVDFKSHRETKFFKVELGFPLKPGESFDVTVEEVFVHAMTPFPTKITQSEKQYVLFSGNHYYYTPYTVKKQTTTVSLATSSVESYSKLKPTSLSDNAITYGPYVDVGALSANPMRIHFENNTPFLSVLGMTRTVEVSHWGNIAVEETYHIKHVGAELKGPFSRYDYQRTPAPASIKSFKSVLPAAASDVYYRDEIGNISTSNLWTREDSVELELRPRFPLFGGWQTRFYMGYNVPSYEYLYNLGSKYILKMRVIDHIFDEFVVDHLTIKIILPEGCRDIELKSPFPMEEGKREVHYTYLDTVGRPVIVARKTNLVEQHIQDFELHYSFNKFLLFQEPLLVFGAFYLLFMLVIIYMRMDFAISKDEANESRMRAACLTEEAQRLLDRQSGLYSVYSDAILKFKSSKDASAFANARKKLDGDYRSISNQISQVMTSLCKEQPGVSEKVTDLQRKEGEKKQLLDAAISLAEKIVNGRLSKQGYVESESSNKAKRQKLSAEIESLAASL; encoded by the exons ATGAGCTCTCTATTTCTCCGCTTAGCGACTGTTGTCGTGTTactttttacatttttcacaGTAGGGAAAAGCGATTTTGACTCCAAGCTGGTTTTTAGCGAGGTTTCCAGAAAGATAGACCTTTCGACTCAGCTAGCCAAAGTCAGCACTTCTCTTACAATCAAAAATGGTGGTGATTCAAACACAAGATATTTCCATCTCTCTATCGAACCTTCCCTGGTGGATAAGCTGTCCTATGTGGGAGTAATG GGTAAGATTCCTGATGAAGACGAATCGAGTTTAACGCTTATAGaagttgatttcaaatcccacag GGAAACAAAGTTCTTCAAGGTAGAGCTTGGATTTCCTCTGAAACCAGGTGAAAGCTTTGATGTTACTGTGGAAGAAGTGTTTGTACACGCCATGACACCCTTCCCTACCAAGATTACACAATCTGAGAAGCAGTATGTTCTCTTCTCTGGCAATCACTACTATTACACACCTTATacagtgaaaaaacaaactacAACAGTTTCCTTGGCCACATCTTCAGTGGAGTCATACAGCAAGCTAAAGCCCACTAGCTTATCAGATAATGCCATAACTTATGGTCCTTACGTTGATGTTGGAGCTCTCTCTGCAAATCCCATGAGGATACACTTTGAAAACAATACTCCTTTCCTCTCT GTTCTTGGTATGACCAGAACTGTTGAAGTTTCTCATTGGGGCAATATTGCTGTTGAGGAAACCTACCACATCAAACACGTGGGAGCAGAACTTAAG GGTCCATTCTCACGTTATGACTACCAACGTACTCCAGCTCCTGCCTCCATCAAGTCGTTCAAGTCAGTTCTCCCTGCTGCTGCCTCCGATGTGTATTATCGCGACGAAATTGGCAACATCTCCACCAGCAACTTATGGACTCGAGAGGACTCAGTTGAGCTGGAACTTCGACCAAGATTTCCTCTGTTTGGAGGTTGGCAGACAAGGTTCTACATGGGCTACAATGTTCCTAGTTATGAGTACCTCTATAACCTTG gaagcaaatatattttgaaaatgcgtGTCATTGACCATATTTTTGATGAATTTGTTGTGGATCATCTGACAATCAAGATCATTCTCCCGGAAGGCTGCCG TGACATTGAGCTGAAGTCACCATTCCCAATGGAGGAAGGCAAACGTGAGGTGCATTACACCTACCTCGATACAGTTGGTCGTCCTGTAATTGTTGCACGGAAGACTAACCTAGTTGAGCAGCATATTCAAGACTTTGAG CTTCATTACTCTTTCAACAAATTTTTGCTGTTTCAAGAACCTCTTCTTGTTTTTGGTGCATTTTATTTGCTGTTCATGCTGGTCATTATTTACATGCGAATGGATTTTGCTATCAGTAAG GATGAAGCAAACGAGTCTCGCATGCGAGCTGCCTGCCTTACCGAAGAAGCCCAGCGTTTGTTGGATCGCCAAAGTGGCCTTTATTCGGTGTACTCAGACGCCATTCTTAAGTTTAAGTCCAGCAAAGATGCCTCTGCATTTGCGAATGCACGCAAGAAGCTGGATGGAGATTATCGCTCCATCAGTAATCAGATTTCTCAGGTGATGACTTCTCTCTGCAAGGAGCAGCCCGGGGTTTCTGAAAAG GTGACAGATCTGCAGCGCAAGGAAGGTGAAAAGAAGCAACTCCTTGATGCAGCAATTTCACTGGCCGAGAAGATAGTGAATGGCCGTTTGAGCAAGCAAGGATACGTGGAGAGCGAGAGTAGCAATAAAGCCAAGAGGCAGAAGCTGAGCGCTGAGATCGAAAGTTTGGCTGCAAGCCTTTGA